The window CGGGCTCCTAATCCGTTGATCCTGGGTTCAAGTCCTATTGATATCATCTATGTATTTTTATGAAAAGCTAGTACAGGGTATTCGGGATAAAAAAATTAATATGCCAGAGGATATTTTTTATACTTGTTTAACCAGAACAGGCAATATTGGCAGTGCTTCTATCTATGCGACGCTTGATTTGCTGACAAAGGAGAAGAAACTAAATCATGGCGAATTGATTATGTTAGGTGTGCCAGAAAGTGCTCAGTTTCAGTATACAATAGCACTGCTACGTGTAGTTGAACACTAGAGTCTATCCACATGGTGGACTTAAAGGGAATAACAGTATGAATGTGTCATTTTCCAATCCTAATAAAGTATTAGTTATGGCTCCGTTGCAAAAATGAAAACTTGTATAAAATTGCATTTTCTGGATAGATCTCAGCTGTAGATTCCAAATTGCTCATTAATAAATGATACTTCCGTACGAGTACCGTACATCCATCTATTGAACTGTCCTTTTTTAAACATTCGCATAATTTCAAAACCCTTTATGGTTGCATAGGCGGTTTTCATAGATTGAAATCCTCTGGCTGGATTGATAAGTCGCTTGAGTTTCCCATGGTCTGCTTCGAGTCGGTTATTGCGGTATTTGATTTGCAGATGACATACATGAGCCGCCAGATTTCCTTCCTGCTTCAGTTCTTTAATAGCCTGACCATAGGCTGGATTTTTATCCGTATTGATAACACTGACATCGCAGGTTGGGTTAGACTTAATGAGCTTTTTTAGAAAGCGTTTTGCAGCCTTTGTATTTCTTCGATGGGAAAGGTAAAAATCAATCGTATTGCCCCGTTCATCGATTGCACGATACAAGTATTTCCATTCGCCTTTGACTTTAACATACGTTTCATCAAGGTGCCAACGGCTGGCATAGCGTTGTTTATACCAATCTAATCGTTTTTTAAGTTTAGGCCCATAGTACTGAACCCAACGGTAAATACTAGTGTGATCAATGGATAATCCCCGATC of the Legionella beliardensis genome contains:
- a CDS encoding 3-oxoacyl-[acyl-carrier-protein] synthase III C-terminal domain-containing protein, which translates into the protein MYFYEKLVQGIRDKKINMPEDIFYTCLTRTGNIGSASIYATLDLLTKEKKLNHGELIMLGVPESAQFQYTIALLRVVEH
- a CDS encoding IS6 family transposase, which gives rise to MRSTKPAAFKWRHFHGEIILQCVRWYCKYGISYRDLEEMMADRGLSIDHTSIYRWVQYYGPKLKKRLDWYKQRYASRWHLDETYVKVKGEWKYLYRAIDERGNTIDFYLSHRRNTKAAKRFLKKLIKSNPTCDVSVINTDKNPAYGQAIKELKQEGNLAAHVCHLQIKYRNNRLEADHGKLKRLINPARGFQSMKTAYATIKGFEIMRMFKKGQFNRWMYGTRTEVSFINEQFGIYS